One Salvia miltiorrhiza cultivar Shanhuang (shh) chromosome 6, IMPLAD_Smil_shh, whole genome shotgun sequence genomic window, cgttcccagatccgagATTTgatagaacttgaatctggacttcattttgtccatctctgtaagacagacccatagaccccatgctcgtctagtggagatttgatcctccgtgaatgttgagacgattgcggcctggaagtcgggaactttgatcctgttaagggctcccgtataaggtctccgaagcttaatgaagtggaaagcttcacggattccttttccgattggctctggcgctgcactgaaacagtacaattccagaacatctccccttttgagggactcgttgttctcccatgtgtcaaacaccgttttctggatccattttggtagacccttgatttcggtgaaggctggggcggtggtataaactgaggccaaagccccaaactcataccattccttgacattgtttggattggctcctggagtcgtccaaacccttggatattttccggcaacatcaacccggcaatttcccgtaTTAATACCCTTccttgtgagaagtttctcccacctgtcctggtacatctgccaagaaggagaaatttcaaaaaagtcagtatcaaccttaacttggcctgtcatgggcctaagattgatctctccctcttttaccccagaggtggagggttgacatgttgattcagggtgtgaccccttaacaacatcttttcctcgagagtCTGGTTGTGAAACCATtgtctcaggacttgtgctaggggtacttgaatcccctgctacaggtaatccgccctgtacggaaagcattgctttagtccgattttcacggacagcgcgcaagagcggcttgttggttgcttcctgaagattgaacatcttcatgaaacataCATCGATTTGGTTAGATACTTGAGCTtcatcagccgcttgtatcttccCTGCTTGTTTGGTATGTAGCACACACTTGTGccactcttgttgtagcagctctagactttcaaagagctgcccttgtattgcctcgatggcctccacttcagggagctccatcccttgtaaggaaatctgcaagaacattctgatcagatttcaaaacgacaatatcataatcataatattggcattctgcttgccatctaatcaatctagccttttgaggtttagattcaatctttttagttaagaaagctttaacgttggtgttatctactttcaaaacaaattttttagcaagtaagaatagcggccattttttgaacgccttcctgactgcaaaaaattctttctcgtttatgtgccatcgcacagcctcgtcgttggagaaaagaccgctacaatatctgcaaggttcttctccaaaaagggtgatctttgtgagcactgctgcccaccatgaatcactcgcgtcggtgtagaggaccaagtcatcctcgtcttgtggtatcgaaagtttcgggagatttttgcaaatctctttcaacttcttcataccctctcgatgttcctccttccatataaatggaacatctttcttcagtagtggactgaagacctttctgtgttctgcaaggtttttgatgaacatccctgcaaaattaacaactccgagaaaactttggagctgcttcttctccttgagatcctccggaaaaTTCTGGACCttctccacaatatgatcttgtagaatgattccagattcatcgatctcaatccctagaaactccatcttctgggtggctatgactgccttcttttcagacagcacaagtccttcttgttgacaaacatccgcaaagatctccagatgtctgacatgttcatgaatgttttttgatgcaatgagaatgtcatcaatataaacaaacataaacgaagaataatctttgaagagattatccatcttcctttggaatatctgaggcgcgttggctagccccattggcataACATTCCAAACATAATGTCCTtgaggagttgagaaggctgtgaacttcttacttccttcctccatgcgaatctggtagaaacctgatttgccatcgaactttgagaatacccttgcacttctgatgcagttgataaggtgttctctgcttgggatgaaatatccgtcaaactcaagaatatcattaattcctttgtaattaatgaccagtcttggttttcctcgcttgatctccccatgatttctcaccagaaatcccggactactgtagggtgatcttccttcttcgatcagctttaaatcaaggtgttccttgattatactcatcatatcctgttgatctcgcgggttcatcaggataggtctgaaccttacgaactcatgctcctttccagttttaactttcaaggttgctctgagctggttcttgtcccaccatgccaaaggatcctcgtggtaacacttctggattctccttttgacgtcggcaatggacacctgttcttcttccttgatatctttgtgagatatcagggagactttgaggatttgaatttcttcctcagagagatttgggaatccctcagttctgcatttgagcaaaacttctccgaatctcctttgatccttcatttgaggtctccggagtctgccatcatcaccacgcttgctgcggaagtTGATTGGCATCGATCGATGAAaggctccattgagcctttgcacaatgattttgtgatcacaattggttgtgaacactagcctcctggcttcattgtcttgtatgtatcgcttgaagctttgcagaaaattatttccgaataatatatctgctccggtatcatggaaataaattggtggagttttgaccttgtaccaaggtgtctgtcctgctccgccgatcaatatttccgtttgctttactccttttgatagaagtaaaatctttttggagaaatcccttcctgcaattcgaggtagttcttcttcaacttctgctggaaagactcctcgttttgctgtacagattcctgctcctgaatccacataagcagcaaaatattctgctttgtatttttcgtataacatccctacagagatgtatattgagaatggacttgtcattggatcatcactctttggcgtccaattgtgatctccattcttcctcctttccatgaccatggtttatatttgtcaaggaaatatcatcctaagatcaggacatccgCTTCTtatccggcttggccttcggtctgaatttcaaaacctccaacctccagagttccgatatatcggttgtctcctggatttgccaaataatacaacgaactacaaggaaactggttttccctgcttgttgtatcaaatcttgtggaaacttgtctccatccttcgggacatttgagcttgattctCATGTCCTGAGCTGGTGTTTCCTGGGTCGTCTTTCTCTCAAATGATTGAGAAAAactccttgttataggccctgaagttagcctatttccttggaatgatagccttggtgctcctagtctgagactctgagtatggctaagcaccggcttgtctccaatgtcgatgtcgatttctccaatctgaggaatctccactcggtctTGACTGACTGCCTTGGCAACcgccttgaatatttctggaatttcaatatattcttttcccagaaataattccgtgtgatgagaatttgataaggcatacgagacttgataagtcaatgagtatggcctatttccattCGTCATatactccttctttttgtagtcctgataaagagtcagggctcggctgaaggatgaatcttgcagattataagcgatctgtggatagaactcggttataatcttcttggcatagagattgcctgaaaaagctccaagaatTGAATTTCTGGCATCTCTGActcttttgtcgcaaagtgcaaCATCAATCGGTTGGTTTGTCCCCGGGAAAAGGgaggatttgattaccaactgaattgctccaatatgaatccatttcatcgtacttgcgacttctggcttcattttcttgagatcctgCTTAATATCTTCAGCTGGAACCAactggatttccacctgattgCTTGTGATCTCAATgggaagcgccatttcttggcttgtgacgccaaaatagacatgatgcttcattttggttggaatcaagctatgaAAAACTCGATTCAGTCTCCCattagaaaacccttggtatgtttgtacctcttcggtttccttcttgagttttttcacgagcttctccaccacttcttcctgtggaatcagaaaatggctagtgaatccCTTCTGATCCTCTTTCTGGGTGTGGTGAACCTCGtgctcttctttagtctgacttgtctccggttgatccatcagtcatttccgaatcttcagaactaaagacttcttcctgctcatatatactctcatcagaggatatatcttcgaactgatatacgggtatcaattcctgaTGATAGATggcatcttcgatatccggtgtggattcgaatcttcttatcatctttttctcgttgtctgggcaattggtagatatatgcccttttgcaccgcatgtccagcagttgcaatctttaaaactttcatttgttttggcttgagtacgcctgaaagttttcctcgcCGGGGTTCTCTTTTGAGAAGAGAAACGGttccttgatggtccgctccgttggcctgatttgtaggagcgtgccttctgtctggtccacatagttcttggcttccaagaactccttctggactttctttcatagggttggtacctatgtttctttcggctcctcctttgatacagcaactcagcaccaatctctgttggaagatcaatgttgtcgcacatcaatggggatttcttgttgagtctcctcaatctcttgagattcctctggtccgctgccttctggcaccattcggacagcttcttgtgaacataagacatcctccttgaagcactgtcaagtggatatcctcctggtgaaacatactcattgatgagcatttccctccatggacttggaaactttggaaagaagaggtccatggccttctgatcttccacttcccccatatggacatatagggtgtacagacgcagaaattcatcgagagcttttggctctagcaccatcaaccttagattgtaaagtgcctgttgatatttcttgcgcttctcctctgcggatccttcgaaaaaacccattcccaagaaatggattttaatctgtttAGTAGTTTCCTTAATGATGTCATATAAGGATGTGCCACTAAACAACTCCTCCCTGGTCATAACTTCAAGTttttcccagtattgttttgccatgccgGCTAAGCTtgcttcgaagactctggcaaattccTTTTTGTCGTAGTCAATTGTGGCGACCACgacttttaatgatgaagcccattcatcAATGAGTCCttcccattctttgaaactggcttcgtcaaggttgagaatcaatccgtatggatggattggttctagtgtgacctttcctacaggagtatcctgtatctgaggcctccgtcgcCTGGTTCTTTGGaactggcttgcatcgtcttgGGCTGACCCCTTCTTTGACGATTCTCCTTCGTGAGGCTCGGTTTTgggaacctcatctccttggttcatctttagatcaaccatattgaggttagcaaaagattctgctaactcctgtagatcttctaatccgattctgtcaaggctattcatgatatttgcctttcatgattcggattatgtccttcggctgcaactctTTGGGTGTTGCATCAAATATGGATGGATTCGTCGGGTCTTTAGACCATTGGTTCCGAATtttcccggaacatggttttcgcctttcgatctcctccaatcttttctggatatcactcaagagggttagtatttcctcttgtttgagtgatattttgctcatctccatcggtagctcgtacagcttgttgccgtaataCTCCACCGTCTTTTGAATCTCCCGTAGGTTGACATTTTCGGAAGAatctggctcgatcttgtggtagcttggataagctactcccgccttgttttttggttccatcaatcaTGCGACCAATGGGCCTCGTCTCTCCTTTGTTCAATGGCCGTTCTGGCTGCGGCCATTCTCATGAGATTCTCATGatagaattggatactcgcgataatctcgcgaataagctcgatatctcctcctcgtcgtaggttggtaacgaggactcgattgttccaCCTGAGATCGCCTAATAGGCGACTGGTTTCTATCtccagattttggagagagttcctgtagtgtacacatctcggacactcgtccggatccataaactttaaatggagtctcctcccacatgggttaataataaaataaattaaaaatcatataactcctctataaaaacccgctctgataccattttaaacaaggatcttttaaactgttttttgctcgaaagtacgtggcattgtctcacagtccagacccagattaccaggtaatctatcgggcacgaggaaagtttccagccgatataccattcaagCCCAATCTTAAACATGTTTTAGGTATAAATTGTCTTTTGGtccaaaatcaaaagtttatGGGGTAAATCTTACAAAAATCATTCAAAAGGGGTTAATCTTGAATATTCAAGACATGGAAAAGTGCAATTTGAGACAAATCTCAAAGTTGGTATATTTTTTCGCAACTATGGAAAGCTAGGAGGCAAAACAAGAATTGGAgcaaagttcatatattttggGGCTAACATCCctaatataaaagaggagtcttacgtaaactttttcccaccaaattttatctctctttatttttctttttgtagttttgattttcttttaaaatcttCAACTTtactttataaaaaaatattcgatATGGatgtcaaattaaagataatgaaaatatctttaatttgatgtaaaaattataaaaaataaattaaaaataaataaattattatagttcaaagttacaaaattatttttctttttccctctctcctctctcttctccctacatattctctctccttctcatTTTTCAAATTGTCACTGTTGTTTTTTCTCTTTCAttaatttttccatattttttttatgtttattatatattggtatttttatatttactatttatatttctattatatcagtttaatgcaattacaatgatgaaacttatatttgttcaattCAGAAttctttagcttaaaaatatatttgtaaaggttaaatttatattaatataaatattttatagataaataactaattatatatatttatatatcttaaaaatcgaatttttaagcttcaaaatgactcattgaaaaatcattaattaattggagaaccattatcgattttctttaaaaataaaagtaaattgaagagtttaattttgtagtagcacgtttatttaaatttactgaaattgtatacattttatttttgaaaatgaacgatacatatctcatgttaaaccctttatttttccactttccaattgataaaaaaaaattggatacgTTGATaggaactttattttaaaaattgtatttaaacaaaatgacctcataaatatgatttaaatatatgtattcgaaaactatattaaactatagttatattattatatgtaaataaatagttttgtccatcttagaatattatataatccataataattataattaccatctatacttgcttttcatatttcataatttatatatttatacacattatcaattaaatcgatttcgatgatggtcgtgcatcgcacgagtgggcACGTACTAGTTGAGTTTATAAgctaaagagagaattttttgtcAGTGagataaaattgaagaaaaatgaaattgaagtgatatatgatgaaaataaataattatagttaaattattttttgtaaaatgataGTTGCTTATTAGGtgatgagaaaataagttggggtagaggaacttattttttggagagcttataagctcttagagcttatttttagaacttataagctctacGGGTAGAAAAAGTATTTCATCTTGATCATTACTCTACAATTGCATACTTGAGAAAGAGATTTTGTTTGAGAGAGAAGAAAGATAGTATCAGAGAGAGAAGATAAGACTAATTCTTCTTAGCTTTCATTTCAAGTCCAACCTTTGTTATAATATCAAGATATATATCCacaattgcaaaaaaaaaaaaaaaaaaaaaaaaaaaaaaaaaaaaaaattcataactaATTAATTGTAATCATAAAATATACCCGGCTAGATAATCTCAGATGAAGGGCCTATATGAGAGACACTTGTATTTCTGCTCATCACAATTCTCATTGAATTCAACCATATATGTATAATGGATATAAAAAATGATAGATCTAACGGTGTAAACAATCTCTAGGATATGATCTTCCTTGTTTTTATCATTTTGCTAAAGTGTAAAAACTGTATTGTAGCATACACATTAAAGAGATATTGTGATGAGGCTAATATTTTATTAGATCAAAAAGAGTCATGCCTCCCTAAACAGGAAGGGGAAACATACACAGAAATGTACCAAAAAATGAAGTCGTTCATGAACCCCAACTTCAAACGAaaactcaaaaataaaataaaaagaaaaaggaaaagatgGAAGGTTAGGGTCTCATTTGTTTGAATTGACAGCATCCTTAACAGCATCAACAGCACCTTGTGCCTTAGCCTGCATCTGCTGTCCAGCCTATATCATGGAAAAACAAAAGATGATATATCAACTTTCATTAATCAATAAAGTTAGAGATGAATGTGTGATTATTttgtagtatatatatatatatatatatgttgctTACATCTTGAATTGATTCCTTTGCAGATTGTGCAGCATTGCTAGCCTGGTCCATCAGCTGGCTACCCTTTTCCTGCATTTCCACATCaattattcatttatatatatatatatatatatatacacgagGAAGTTCAATAGGAAAATAAATGTTTGCAAAGAAAGGAGAAacaatctcatccattgatTATGATCCATCGAACGgtcaataattaagattaaattttgCATCCAGATTTTGATGAACGTTTAAGTAATTGTGATGAACATATTCAAGATTCGAACCCcgaacgttcaataaaattgagggtatgttcataaaaaattactgacatgttcGATGTCACGAATTAACATGTGTATGTGTACCTGAGCTTGGCCCTTGGCCTGTCCAGCATTGTAGCTTGCGCTGTTGGAGTTATTCATTCTGATTGATTATACAAAGAGAGTGAGTGTGTGTGATGTGTGTGAAAACTGAGTGTTGTATTGTAATGGGAGACATGCATGTTAGCATTGCCAATTTATAGTGTCAGCTATTGAAAGGGGAGGGGAATTGTGTGTTGTTGATCCACAAAGATAGGAAGAGTTTCTAACTTCCAATGTTTGCTTGCTTCTAATTAAATATGCTGTCCTAATATTATTGTTGGCCACACATCCTCTATTTTCCAATGTCTcacttttgtattttttttttttgggatgaGATCGCTTCACACACGTTCACATTGCTCAATGGATATATCTTGAAGCATGCACGTAAACACTAGATTATGCTTCCTCTCTCCCCCGAACATCTTCCTAAGGGAAGATGTAGGAagatggcacgagttttaataaaagttagttgtgtatttAATAAGTGGAGAATTGATCTcacaaaaaagtgaaattgtaatgGTAATAGTTAGTGATAGTGGAGAATGAGTCTCATAAAAAGTGAAATcgtaaaagtaataattaatgaaattattttcaaaaataggttaggaagatgttttgaggatggactaaaataaaaagagattaagatgtttgagggatgagggaaataaataataaagatGACTATATTGGGGTTGGTCGACCTGCCATATTAGATTGGAGGGGCTCTGGTAGGTGGCGGCCGGCACGCGATGGGCGGAGTGGATGGGGCGCGCGGCGGGTAGGGATGGTAGGGGTACGTAGGTGACTGATTGTAATGTGGTTAAAAAATCTTCTAAACCCTAatgtttaataattaaatattttaaaatatatatatttattaacaaTATTTATTCGAGCAGGTTCAGGTTCAAAATTGAGCCATTTTTTTGAACCCGAACCCAAAAATTACGATTTCTTATTTTTCAAACCGAACTGCATCGTTATACTTATAAAAATTGAACCAAACCACCATTTTTCGGTTCGATTTGACGGTTCCGATTCGAATTTGCTCACCCTTATGTTCGACCCTACAACTATGACTCGTTGCTAATCGAGTCAAGTGTACTTCGTTGGCAAAGTATCATAAAGAGGAGCAGTGAGACTCGATCTCTTAATTGACACTTAAGAGACCGTATCGAATACTCCAAGCAAAAAAAGAGTGCACGCGCGCCTAGCTTTTGTAGCGGGTGGGACCCACCGAGACTGGTTGCTACCGAGGTAGCAAAACTTCATTTTAATTCGCTACCTCACTTAACACACTATAATTACCCCTTCCATGTCAGCAACTAccccatttattttattttattttttgccaCAGTGAACGCCCTTAATCAAGCACGTAACAATGATCTTTTGTTTCTTTGCTCTATTTTATTGCATTCtaccatatatatatcatatattatCAGGCAGGCACAAGTCCATTTCATATAACTTGGTTTAGAAAATTCTGAATTTGTTCCAACAATCTTCATCACTAAATTCACAACCTAAGGGCCACAGGCCAGCAACTAGTACTACATTACCAACCACACAAATATGCGATATCAAACTCCAGGACCACGTTCGTCTTCTTCATCAAGCTCATTTCATGCTCGAGCAACGACTCTACTAAAATAGTTGATGCTCTACAAATATTTCGCAACAAACTTTTGAGGACAAGCTGCATAGAGACTTACAAAGTGAAAAGGTCGGCTCCCGATGGGCCAGTGCCCTCTTATGCCACTGAAGGAGAGTAAATGCCTGTTATCTTCACTACCTGCCCAGAGAAACTTGCATTATTTCCAAGGTAAAATAGACATCGTTTGGAGTAACATATAAGCTTGCCTCATATCAGGTAAAGCAAGATACTTTCAACATCTGGATATCGTTTCTTCTTTAATTTCAGCCAAATTTGAAATCTTCTTGGATAATTGATtttatacacacatatatatatatatatatatatatataaaacacatTTATGCTGAACAAAATTTGTGAGAAACAAACCAAACAGTTAGTGCAACTAATGAGCAGAAATATACGGCCTTCCCTAAACTCGAGCATCAAACAAACAAAGAAAATGAGGAGCCTGCTAGAATGCATAAAACCTAGACCGGAGAGCATTTAACCTTTATACAGCAGGGTAGCATTGTCGATCTCTCTGGAAAAGCAGAACCACGCATTTCTGCAAAACCAGGAATTTCTTGTCAGAGC contains:
- the LOC130989797 gene encoding stress-induced protein KIN2-like, with amino-acid sequence MNNSNSASYNAGQAKGQAQEKGSQLMDQASNAAQSAKESIQDAGQQMQAKAQGAVDAVKDAVNSNK